Proteins from a single region of Clostridia bacterium:
- a CDS encoding HlyD family secretion protein, with protein MPESRKDIGQDVEVQEADVREPWPEEDVEASKRARATSYLREHPGVKWGLVIAVLVIIVGGYFVWRHYSAHESTDDAQVDGHITPMSARVGGTVIAVNFQDNQFVEAGTVLAQLDPRDYEVALERAKAELADAEASAHAAQTSIPVSTVSTTNQLATARASHVATQREVEAARARLREAQATYQRVSKDLERMQQLVERDEISRQQFDATVAAEQSARATVDAAQAGVAAAESHVVQAEAGVRTAGTGPEQVAITRARFGSAQASVQKYQAAVAMAELNLRYTTIKAPASGIVSKRSVEVGQVIQPGQPLAALVSMDDIYVTANFKETQLKDMRPGQPVTIHVDAYDKDFEGHVDSVGGATGARFSLLPPENATGNFVKVVQRIPVKITFKKGADPQHLLRPGMSVVPSVRLK; from the coding sequence GTGCCCGAATCCAGGAAGGACATCGGACAAGACGTAGAGGTGCAGGAAGCCGATGTTCGGGAGCCTTGGCCGGAAGAGGACGTTGAAGCGTCCAAACGCGCCAGGGCGACGAGCTATCTGCGCGAACACCCTGGGGTGAAGTGGGGCCTTGTCATAGCTGTCCTGGTCATCATTGTGGGTGGTTATTTTGTATGGCGTCACTACTCAGCGCACGAGTCCACGGATGACGCGCAGGTCGACGGCCACATCACGCCGATGAGTGCGCGTGTGGGCGGCACGGTAATCGCAGTCAATTTTCAGGACAATCAATTTGTGGAAGCCGGAACGGTCCTGGCGCAACTGGACCCGCGCGACTATGAAGTAGCTTTGGAGCGGGCGAAGGCGGAACTGGCAGATGCGGAAGCTTCGGCGCACGCAGCACAGACCTCGATTCCGGTCAGCACCGTGAGCACAACAAATCAGTTAGCTACGGCCAGGGCCTCGCATGTTGCGACACAACGCGAAGTGGAAGCCGCGCGGGCGCGTTTGCGCGAAGCACAAGCGACTTACCAGCGGGTCTCAAAAGATCTTGAGCGCATGCAGCAGTTGGTCGAGCGCGATGAAATCTCGCGTCAGCAATTTGATGCGACCGTTGCCGCCGAGCAGTCGGCTCGTGCCACGGTAGATGCTGCGCAGGCCGGCGTAGCCGCCGCTGAGAGCCATGTCGTTCAGGCCGAAGCAGGCGTTCGCACGGCCGGCACTGGGCCAGAACAGGTAGCGATCACGCGGGCGCGCTTCGGTTCGGCTCAGGCGAGCGTGCAGAAATACCAGGCAGCCGTCGCCATGGCGGAGTTGAACCTGCGCTACACGACGATCAAAGCACCCGCCAGCGGTATCGTCAGTAAGCGGTCGGTGGAAGTTGGACAGGTGATACAGCCCGGTCAGCCGCTCGCGGCGCTGGTGTCGATGGACGATATCTACGTGACGGCGAATTTCAAGGAAACGCAGTTGAAGGACATGCGCCCGGGACAGCCAGTCACAATCCATGTGGATGCCTACGACAAGGATTTCGAAGGACATGTGGACAGCGTCGGTGGAGCTACGGGAGCGCGCTTCAGCCTGCTTCCGCCAGAAAACGCAACGGGCAATTTCGTGAAGGTCGTTCAGCGCATTCCGGTGAAGATCACCTTCAAGAAAGGTGCGGATCCGCAGCACCTGCTTCGTCCCGGCATGTCGGTTGTTCCGAGCGTCAGGTTGAAGTAA
- a CDS encoding DHA2 family efflux MFS transporter permease subunit — protein MTEQQHTPFINPWLIAVSVMLGTFMEVLDTTVVNVALPHIAGSLSSTVEETTWVLTSYLVSNAIVLPMTGWLANYFGRKRILLISVFGFTLSSLACGLAPSLPLLIFFRVVQGATGGGLQPLSQAIMLEAFPPERRGKAMAFWALGIVVAPMLGPVLGGWITDAYSWRWVFYINLPIGILATIMAKLFIFDPHYIKRASSRVDYWGMGLLVIGMGALQIFLDKGQQEDWFSSVFIRALAFLAIGGLIAFVIREFRTKDPVVNLRVFRNRTYATGVFMMTILGFVLYGSTVLLPIWLQTLMGYPAMESGLAMLPRGMGSFLFMPIVAILMGKVEPRKLLACGLVVAGFSLLQLGQLNLQAGYWDIFWPQITQGMAMGLLFVPLTTITNDPIPKEQMGNATSVFNLMRNVGASIGIASVTTLIARSGQEHTNIMGAHVTQYDQVTRSMFEMMRSAFIAHGSDVATATQQAYAALFGTVAKQAAMISFVDAFRILGALFLLMIPLILFMRKPRHHGGPAVGAH, from the coding sequence ATGACCGAACAACAGCACACACCATTTATCAATCCGTGGCTCATCGCCGTCTCGGTCATGCTCGGCACCTTTATGGAGGTGCTGGATACCACTGTCGTTAATGTGGCGTTGCCGCATATTGCGGGCAGCCTTTCTTCGACGGTGGAAGAGACCACATGGGTGCTCACGTCGTACCTGGTTTCGAATGCAATCGTTTTACCGATGACGGGCTGGTTGGCGAACTATTTCGGGCGCAAGCGAATTTTGCTGATCTCGGTTTTTGGCTTCACGCTTTCATCGCTGGCTTGCGGATTGGCTCCCAGTCTGCCATTGCTCATCTTTTTCCGCGTTGTCCAGGGCGCGACGGGTGGCGGGTTGCAGCCGCTCTCACAGGCGATCATGCTGGAGGCCTTTCCACCGGAGCGTCGCGGCAAAGCCATGGCGTTTTGGGCACTCGGCATCGTGGTGGCCCCAATGCTTGGACCGGTTCTCGGCGGGTGGATTACCGACGCGTATAGCTGGCGTTGGGTCTTCTACATCAACCTGCCGATCGGCATTCTGGCGACGATCATGGCCAAGCTGTTCATCTTCGACCCGCACTACATCAAGCGCGCCTCGAGCCGGGTGGACTACTGGGGAATGGGTTTGCTGGTCATCGGCATGGGCGCGCTGCAGATCTTCCTCGACAAGGGACAGCAGGAAGACTGGTTCAGCTCCGTATTCATCCGTGCGCTGGCGTTCCTCGCCATTGGTGGGCTCATTGCTTTCGTCATACGCGAGTTCAGGACCAAAGATCCGGTGGTAAACCTGCGAGTGTTCCGTAACCGCACGTATGCCACAGGCGTGTTCATGATGACGATCCTGGGGTTCGTGCTGTATGGCAGCACGGTGCTGCTGCCGATCTGGTTGCAGACGCTGATGGGCTATCCCGCGATGGAGTCTGGGTTGGCGATGCTGCCCCGCGGCATGGGCTCATTCCTGTTCATGCCAATAGTCGCAATCCTTATGGGCAAGGTGGAGCCAAGAAAGCTTCTTGCCTGCGGCCTTGTGGTGGCCGGCTTCAGCTTGCTCCAGCTAGGTCAATTGAATCTGCAAGCTGGATATTGGGATATTTTCTGGCCACAGATAACTCAGGGGATGGCCATGGGATTGCTCTTCGTGCCGCTCACGACGATCACGAACGATCCCATTCCCAAAGAACAGATGGGAAATGCTACGAGCGTCTTCAACTTGATGCGCAACGTCGGAGCGAGTATTGGAATCGCATCGGTTACGACACTCATTGCGCGCTCGGGGCAGGAACACACCAACATCATGGGCGCGCATGTCACGCAATACGATCAGGTGACGCGTTCGATGTTCGAGATGATGCGAAGCGCTTTCATCGCGCACGGGTCTGACGTGGCGACTGCAACGCAGCAGGCGTATGCGGCGCTCTTTGGCACGGTAGCTAAGCAGGCCGCGATGATCTCGTTCGTGGATGCGTTCCGAATACTCGGCGCGCTGTTCCTTCTCATGATCCCGCTGATCCTGTTTATGCGGAAACCGAGACATCATGGCGGGCCGGCCGTGGGGGCTCATTAA
- a CDS encoding aldo/keto reductase has protein sequence MTYRVLGKSGLEISAIGLGCMGMSEFYGERNDEESLRVLHKALDLGINFLDTADVYGMGHNEELVGRVVRERRGEVVLATKFGNVRDASGAWVDVCGKPEFVQQQCDASLKRLGIDTIDLYYQHRVDPNVPIEDTVGAMARLVEQGKVRHLGLSEAAPNTIRRAYAVHPIAALQTEYSLWTRDPEEESIPACRELGITFVPYSPLGRGFLTGKVKKGDDLAANDYRRSAPRFQGENLERNIKIQNKLEQIAAEKKCTPSQLALAWLLAQGDDIVPIPGTKREKYLEENAAAVNIRLSADDLRMIDAVAPPGAAAGERYDEPGMKRVNL, from the coding sequence ATGACATATCGCGTGCTTGGAAAGAGCGGTCTGGAGATTTCCGCCATAGGGCTGGGCTGCATGGGGATGTCCGAGTTTTACGGCGAGAGGAACGATGAAGAGTCTTTGCGCGTGCTTCACAAGGCGCTCGATCTCGGCATCAACTTCCTGGACACGGCCGACGTGTACGGCATGGGACACAATGAAGAACTGGTCGGCCGCGTCGTACGGGAGCGCCGAGGAGAGGTGGTGCTCGCGACCAAGTTCGGCAATGTGCGTGACGCAAGCGGTGCGTGGGTCGATGTGTGCGGCAAGCCTGAGTTCGTTCAGCAGCAATGCGACGCCAGCTTGAAGCGTCTGGGAATCGACACCATAGATCTTTATTACCAGCACCGCGTCGACCCGAACGTGCCGATTGAGGATACAGTGGGCGCCATGGCTCGACTGGTGGAGCAGGGAAAGGTGCGCCACCTTGGACTGTCGGAAGCGGCGCCGAACACGATCCGGCGGGCGTACGCCGTGCATCCCATTGCGGCGCTGCAGACGGAGTACTCGCTGTGGACGCGCGATCCCGAGGAAGAGAGCATTCCTGCTTGCCGGGAGTTGGGGATCACGTTCGTGCCGTACTCACCATTGGGCCGAGGCTTCCTGACCGGCAAAGTCAAGAAAGGCGATGACCTGGCGGCGAACGACTATCGTCGCAGTGCGCCGCGCTTCCAGGGAGAGAACCTGGAGCGCAACATCAAAATCCAGAACAAGCTGGAACAGATTGCGGCGGAGAAAAAATGCACGCCTTCGCAACTGGCCTTGGCATGGCTGCTGGCGCAAGGCGATGACATTGTCCCGATCCCGGGCACGAAGCGCGAAAAGTATCTAGAGGAAAACGCGGCTGCCGTGAACATCCGGCTCAGCGCAGATGATCTGAGAATGATCGATGCCGTTGCCCCACCTGGCGCCGCTGCTGGCGAACGATATGACGAACCGGGGATGAAGAGAGTCAACCTGTAA
- a CDS encoding methyltransferase domain-containing protein, translating to MLSVSANSAKGLLVHDKRFDPKQVHRLEDPERLTWLPPVEIIDALGVEPGMQVADIGVGTGYFAFPLAHAVAPGRLFAIDVEPQMLTLLREKLSVPGAPANIHTIEGEAARTGLQDQSCDVAFYATVWHEIDDHTAALDEASRFLRSGGRIAILDWSPEATRPPGPPLEHRIARADVERQLSRAGWTITTSQILGRYTYLVIASHL from the coding sequence ATGCTTTCGGTAAGCGCCAATAGTGCGAAAGGACTTCTGGTGCACGATAAGCGATTCGACCCCAAGCAGGTTCACAGACTCGAAGATCCCGAGCGGCTCACGTGGCTGCCGCCCGTTGAAATCATCGACGCGCTTGGCGTTGAGCCGGGCATGCAGGTTGCCGATATTGGGGTGGGGACCGGCTACTTCGCATTTCCCCTCGCGCACGCTGTTGCCCCCGGGCGTCTCTTCGCCATCGATGTCGAGCCCCAGATGCTCACCCTCTTGCGCGAGAAACTCTCGGTGCCTGGCGCGCCTGCCAACATACATACCATTGAGGGCGAAGCCGCCAGAACCGGCCTCCAGGACCAGTCGTGCGACGTGGCTTTCTACGCAACCGTCTGGCATGAAATCGACGACCACACTGCCGCGCTCGACGAGGCATCCAGGTTCTTGCGCTCCGGCGGACGCATCGCCATCCTCGATTGGAGCCCTGAAGCCACACGTCCTCCCGGCCCGCCTCTCGAACATCGCATCGCGCGCGCAGACGTTGAACGCCAGCTTTCGCGTGCAGGTTGGACCATAACGACATCGCAGATACTGGGCCGCTACACCTACCTCGTCATCGCCTCGCACCTTTGA